A window of the Butyricimonas faecalis genome harbors these coding sequences:
- a CDS encoding LuxR C-terminal-related transcriptional regulator produces the protein MTTNNITPEELWARQQISPLDVDYDLWNERRASIQTFSRISQSCIFTVDVFKERYDFASDNFATIFGYNPTWIKTIRKQGDLLEERIHPDDRAQLVEHQIEHGQFIYSLPREQRNDYQQIFQFRMLNVRQKYVNVISRHQVIQKDKKGKAWIIMGVMDLSPDQTPMERIKRTVINRKTGEILASTVVPSNQQLTKREKEILLLIRRGFLSKEIAFKLNLSIYTVNNHRKNILAKLNVDNVIEAINRAESYGILY, from the coding sequence ATGACGACCAATAATATAACTCCCGAAGAATTATGGGCAAGACAGCAGATCAGCCCACTGGATGTGGACTATGATTTGTGGAATGAACGCAGGGCATCTATACAGACATTTTCGCGAATAAGCCAAAGCTGCATCTTTACCGTAGATGTTTTCAAAGAACGATACGATTTTGCATCCGATAATTTTGCGACTATCTTCGGATATAACCCTACATGGATAAAGACGATTCGGAAGCAGGGGGATTTATTGGAGGAACGGATTCACCCGGACGACCGGGCACAGCTCGTCGAACACCAGATTGAACACGGGCAGTTCATCTATTCACTTCCGCGGGAGCAAAGAAATGATTATCAGCAGATATTTCAGTTTCGTATGCTAAATGTCCGGCAGAAATATGTGAATGTAATCAGTCGTCACCAAGTGATTCAGAAAGACAAGAAGGGAAAGGCGTGGATAATTATGGGAGTAATGGATCTTTCTCCCGATCAAACTCCGATGGAGCGAATCAAGCGAACAGTTATAAATCGCAAGACGGGTGAGATACTTGCATCGACAGTTGTTCCGTCAAATCAACAATTAACCAAGCGGGAAAAGGAAATACTTTTATTAATCCGACGGGGCTTTTTGAGCAAGGAGATTGCTTTTAAATTGAACCTTAGTATTTACACGGTAAACAATCACCGCAAGAATATATTGGCAAAACTGAATGTCGATAACGTGATCGAAGCCATTAACCGGGCAGAAAGTTACGGCATTCTCTATTAA
- a CDS encoding helix-turn-helix domain-containing protein — MLKPLLFIAEFCRRNKKKGLNMKVITMESSAYKEMMAQIANIAGYIREARDEKKRKRETEDKLLDTAQAAKMLNVSKRTMQRMRTDHRIEYVVVRGSCRYRLSEILRLLEDNTVRNEEGTIDTLFHNHTLRTGGKPKGRRT; from the coding sequence TTGTTAAAGCCCCTTTTGTTTATTGCCGAATTTTGTCGCAGAAACAAAAAGAAAGGACTGAACATGAAAGTGATAACAATGGAAAGTTCCGCCTACAAGGAGATGATGGCGCAGATTGCGAACATCGCAGGGTACATCCGCGAGGCAAGGGACGAGAAGAAACGGAAGCGGGAAACCGAAGACAAGCTGCTTGACACGGCACAGGCGGCGAAGATGCTCAACGTGAGCAAGCGCACCATGCAGCGTATGCGCACCGACCACCGTATCGAGTATGTGGTGGTACGCGGAAGCTGCCGCTACCGCCTTTCCGAGATACTGCGGCTATTGGAGGACAACACAGTAAGGAACGAGGAAGGGACAATAGACACCCTGTTCCACAACCACACGCTGCGCACGGGCGGCAAACCAAAAGGAAGGAGGACATAG
- a CDS encoding helix-turn-helix domain-containing protein produces the protein MELLTRNNFEGWMQKLMERLDRQDELLLAMKAEGKQPTITESIRLFDNQDLCMLLQISKRTLQRYRSVGALPYKTLGKKTYYSEEDVLTFLSNHIKDFKKEDIAFYKARIHNFFHK, from the coding sequence ATGGAACTGCTCACACGAAACAACTTCGAGGGCTGGATGCAGAAGCTGATGGAACGGCTCGACCGTCAGGACGAACTGCTGCTGGCGATGAAGGCTGAGGGGAAACAGCCCACTATCACGGAAAGCATCCGCCTTTTCGACAATCAGGATTTGTGCATGTTGCTCCAGATAAGCAAACGCACCCTCCAACGCTACCGCAGCGTAGGCGCATTGCCCTACAAGACGCTGGGCAAGAAGACCTATTACAGCGAGGAGGACGTGCTGACATTCCTTTCCAACCATATCAAGGACTTCAAAAAGGAAGATATAGCCTTCTACAAGGCTCGTATCCATAATTTCTTTCATAAATAA
- a CDS encoding GNAT family N-acetyltransferase, translating into METNYLSHRTVEVSDLKRICQFPKDEEELFFMFPKAEYPLTERQLEFAINSRFDSTVILFNNIIVGFANFYEVKKSQYASIGNVVIDANYRNLGIGKYLIHTMEQIAIEKYGISRLYLSCFNTNTKGILLYSKLGYMPCKIEKWLNFQNESLALIKMKKRISSI; encoded by the coding sequence ATGGAAACAAATTATTTATCGCATAGGACTGTTGAAGTTAGTGATCTTAAAAGAATATGTCAGTTTCCTAAAGATGAGGAAGAATTGTTTTTTATGTTTCCTAAAGCTGAATATCCATTGACTGAACGTCAATTAGAATTTGCCATTAATAGCCGATTCGATTCCACAGTTATATTATTTAACAACATTATTGTTGGGTTTGCAAATTTCTATGAGGTAAAGAAAAGTCAATATGCCTCAATAGGAAATGTAGTGATAGATGCTAACTATCGGAATCTTGGAATCGGCAAATACCTAATTCATACTATGGAGCAAATTGCCATAGAAAAATACGGTATTTCAAGACTTTATCTTTCATGTTTTAACACGAACACAAAAGGTATCCTATTATATTCTAAATTAGGCTATATGCCATGCAAGATAGAAAAATGGTTGAACTTTCAAAACGAATCATTAGCATTAATAAAAATGAAAAAGAGAATATCATCCATTTAA
- a CDS encoding DUF3945 domain-containing protein, translated as MAKKKDEKDVLVVRDEKTGEISVVAGLNADGTPKRTPAKAENAQSFLQFDRHGDVLDNFFKNFFRQCKEPSRFGFYRIAADQAENLLEVMKQLLKDPEANKELLAPHKVDTSDYEKKVQEEMAAQQTEKQEPQKQENMEQRKEQQQDKSEQMQGKRGYQPIDESKINWQELEDRWGVKRDNLEKSGDLTKMLNYGKSDLVKVKPTFGGESFELDARLSFKKDGEGNISLVPHFIRKEQKLDEYKEHKFSDNDRKNLRETGNLGRVVDIVDRETGEIIPSYISIDRKTNEITDIPASRVRIPERIGKTEITTQERDMLRAGLPVRDKLIERNDGRKFVTTLQVNVEQRGVEFVPGTGKSPRTAQTQETKGDTSKSQAQGGENAAQTKKEQRRNTWTNEDGSIRPISKWSGVSFTDQQKADYVAGKAVKLENVTDKQGFHATMYIKFNPEKGRPYRYDTNPDNAQQVAPSNESRTQVAVNNDGKTNEATKNLREPLQKGQTNPKDARQQQQQEKPQKKTGKGMKM; from the coding sequence ATGGCAAAGAAAAAAGACGAAAAGGACGTGCTGGTAGTCCGTGACGAGAAGACAGGCGAGATCAGCGTGGTAGCCGGGCTGAACGCGGACGGCACACCCAAGCGCACCCCCGCAAAAGCGGAGAACGCGCAGAGTTTCCTGCAATTCGACCGACATGGCGACGTGCTGGACAACTTCTTCAAGAACTTCTTCCGGCAGTGCAAGGAACCCAGCCGCTTCGGTTTCTACCGCATTGCGGCAGACCAAGCTGAAAATCTCTTAGAGGTGATGAAGCAACTGCTGAAAGACCCCGAAGCGAACAAGGAGCTGCTCGCCCCTCACAAGGTGGACACCTCCGACTATGAGAAGAAGGTGCAGGAAGAGATGGCAGCACAACAGACAGAGAAACAAGAACCTCAAAAACAGGAGAACATGGAACAACGGAAAGAACAGCAACAGGACAAATCCGAACAGATGCAGGGCAAACGTGGCTACCAGCCCATCGACGAGAGTAAAATCAACTGGCAGGAGCTGGAGGACAGATGGGGCGTAAAGCGGGACAACCTTGAAAAGTCCGGCGACCTTACGAAGATGCTCAACTATGGCAAGTCCGACTTGGTAAAGGTCAAACCGACCTTCGGCGGCGAATCATTCGAGCTGGACGCCCGCCTCTCCTTCAAGAAGGACGGTGAGGGAAACATCAGCCTCGTGCCGCACTTCATCCGCAAGGAGCAGAAGCTGGATGAGTACAAGGAACACAAATTCTCCGACAATGACCGGAAGAACCTCCGCGAAACGGGCAATCTCGGTAGGGTCGTGGACATTGTGGACAGGGAAACGGGCGAGATCATCCCCTCCTACATCAGCATCGACCGCAAGACGAATGAAATCACGGACATTCCGGCAAGCAGGGTGCGCATCCCGGAGCGCATCGGCAAGACGGAAATCACCACGCAGGAGCGGGACATGCTCCGCGCCGGACTGCCCGTACGCGACAAGCTCATCGAGCGCAACGACGGCAGAAAGTTCGTCACCACCCTGCAAGTGAACGTGGAGCAGCGCGGCGTGGAGTTCGTGCCGGGAACCGGCAAGTCGCCCCGTACCGCACAGACACAGGAAACCAAAGGCGACACATCGAAAAGTCAGGCGCAGGGCGGGGAAAATGCCGCACAGACCAAGAAGGAGCAACGCCGCAACACGTGGACGAACGAGGACGGCAGCATCCGCCCCATCAGCAAATGGAGCGGCGTGAGCTTCACCGACCAGCAGAAAGCCGACTATGTGGCGGGTAAAGCCGTGAAGCTGGAGAACGTGACCGACAAGCAGGGCTTCCATGCCACGATGTATATCAAGTTCAACCCGGAGAAGGGACGCCCGTACCGCTACGACACGAACCCTGACAATGCACAGCAGGTTGCTCCGTCCAACGAGAGCCGCACGCAGGTGGCGGTGAACAACGATGGCAAGACCAACGAGGCTACAAAGAATCTGAGAGAGCCGTTGCAGAAAGGTCAGACCAACCCGAAGGACGCCCGCCAGCAACAGCAGCAGGAGAAGCCGCAGAAGAAAACGGGCAAGGGCATGAAAATGTAA
- a CDS encoding helix-turn-helix domain-containing protein, giving the protein MNMEIVSIEKKTFEMMVAAFGALSEKVAALRRKSDTGRMERWLTGEEVCGQLRISPRTLQTLRDRRLIGYSQINRRFYYKPEEVKRLIPLVGTLYPHGR; this is encoded by the coding sequence ATGAATATGGAAATAGTATCTATCGAGAAAAAGACTTTCGAGATGATGGTGGCGGCATTCGGCGCACTCTCGGAGAAGGTCGCCGCCCTGAGGCGCAAAAGCGACACGGGGCGCATGGAAAGATGGCTCACGGGCGAGGAGGTCTGCGGGCAGTTGAGAATAAGCCCGCGCACGTTGCAGACGCTGCGTGACAGGCGGCTTATCGGCTACTCGCAGATAAACCGCAGGTTCTATTACAAGCCAGAGGAGGTGAAGCGGCTGATACCGCTTGTCGGCACGCTCTATCCGCACGGCAGATGA
- a CDS encoding tryptophanase, with protein sequence MELPFAESWKIKMVEPIRKSTREEREQWIKEAHYNVFQLRAEHVYIDLLTDSGTGSMSDRQWAGMMLGDESYAGASSFFNLKNMITRLTGFDYVIPTHQGRAAENVLFSYLVKEGDIVPGNSHFDTTKGHIEGRKAIAWDVTIDEAKDTQLEIPFKGNLDPKKLEAVLAEHADKIPFIIVTITNNTAGGQPVSMKNIKEVRAIADKYGKRVVFDSARFAENAYFIKTREEGYQNKTIKEIVKEMFDNADGMTMSAKKDAIVNMGGFIATRHQDWYDGAKGFCVQFEGYLTYGGMNGRDMNALAIGLDENTEFDNLETRIKQVEYLAKRLDEFGIPYQRPAGGHALFIDAPKVLTHVPKEEFPAQTLTVELYLEAGIRGCEIGYILADRDPVTRENRFGGLDLLRLAIPRRVYTNNHMDVIAVALKNVFDRREQITRGFRITWEAPLMRHFTVQLERAK encoded by the coding sequence ATGGAATTACCTTTTGCAGAATCGTGGAAGATTAAAATGGTAGAACCCATTCGTAAAAGTACTCGTGAAGAGAGAGAACAATGGATTAAAGAGGCTCATTATAACGTATTCCAATTACGTGCAGAACATGTGTATATAGACTTGTTGACAGATTCGGGAACCGGCTCAATGAGTGACCGTCAGTGGGCAGGTATGATGTTGGGTGATGAAAGTTATGCAGGTGCATCTTCTTTCTTTAACTTGAAAAACATGATTACCCGTTTGACAGGATTTGATTACGTGATCCCGACTCACCAGGGACGTGCAGCCGAGAACGTGCTTTTCTCTTATCTCGTAAAGGAGGGTGATATCGTGCCGGGTAACTCTCATTTTGACACGACGAAAGGTCATATTGAGGGGCGTAAGGCTATCGCTTGGGACGTGACAATCGATGAGGCAAAAGATACCCAGTTGGAAATTCCTTTTAAAGGAAATCTTGACCCGAAAAAATTGGAAGCGGTATTGGCAGAACATGCTGATAAGATTCCGTTTATCATTGTAACGATAACGAATAACACGGCTGGTGGACAACCTGTTTCTATGAAAAATATCAAGGAAGTTCGTGCTATAGCTGACAAATATGGCAAACGAGTAGTGTTCGACTCGGCTCGTTTTGCTGAAAATGCATACTTTATCAAAACTCGTGAGGAAGGTTATCAGAACAAGACGATTAAAGAGATCGTGAAAGAAATGTTCGATAATGCTGACGGTATGACCATGAGTGCGAAGAAAGATGCTATCGTGAATATGGGTGGATTCATTGCAACTCGTCATCAAGATTGGTACGATGGAGCTAAAGGTTTCTGCGTACAGTTCGAAGGTTACCTGACATACGGGGGTATGAATGGTCGCGATATGAATGCTTTGGCTATCGGTTTGGATGAAAATACCGAATTCGATAATTTGGAAACTCGTATTAAGCAAGTAGAGTATTTGGCAAAACGTTTGGATGAATTCGGAATTCCTTATCAACGTCCTGCCGGAGGTCATGCCTTGTTTATTGACGCTCCGAAAGTGTTGACTCATGTACCGAAGGAAGAATTCCCGGCTCAAACGTTGACTGTCGAGTTGTATTTGGAAGCCGGTATCCGCGGCTGTGAGATCGGGTATATCTTGGCTGATCGTGATCCGGTAACTCGAGAGAATCGTTTTGGTGGTTTGGATCTTCTCCGTTTGGCTATTCCGAGAAGAGTATACACGAATAACCACATGGACGTGATCGCTGTTGCTTTGAAGAATGTATTTGATCGTCGTGAGCAGATTACTCGTGGTTTCCGGATTACTTGGGAAGCACCGTTAATGCGTCACTTCACTGTTCAATTGGAGCGTGCTAAATAA
- a CDS encoding helix-turn-helix domain-containing protein yields MNKKILYVTKGSSLFFENTLDDIQREGYLYFEKFIHEKDIEARAPCNRRVFEYFYSLPLNKRLNFNGYYTYDLRVRDRRGKMVLINQKITILDLTNDGIIRLTLCVISYPTAEKPGNAYLKLNDNSVVWQYIPSIDKFVEVKTQRLTSKAMMILKLASNGKTETEMAGILGISLPTVKYHKKKIFARIGVKNTAEAIQWMNNQKKLVKR; encoded by the coding sequence ATGAATAAAAAGATACTGTATGTTACAAAAGGAAGCTCGCTCTTTTTTGAAAATACTTTGGATGACATCCAAAGAGAAGGGTATCTATATTTTGAGAAATTTATACACGAGAAGGATATTGAGGCAAGAGCTCCTTGTAATAGAAGGGTTTTTGAATATTTCTATTCTTTACCATTGAATAAGAGATTGAATTTCAACGGTTATTATACATATGATTTGAGAGTCAGGGATAGAAGAGGTAAAATGGTTCTGATAAACCAAAAGATAACCATACTTGATTTAACCAATGACGGTATAATAAGATTGACACTTTGTGTTATCAGCTATCCTACCGCAGAAAAGCCGGGCAATGCCTATTTGAAACTGAACGACAATTCCGTTGTTTGGCAATATATACCATCTATAGATAAGTTTGTGGAAGTAAAAACCCAAAGACTTACCTCAAAGGCAATGATGATTTTGAAACTCGCAAGTAATGGAAAAACTGAGACTGAAATGGCCGGAATTCTTGGAATATCACTTCCCACAGTTAAATACCATAAGAAAAAGATATTTGCACGTATTGGAGTGAAAAATACTGCCGAAGCCATTCAATGGATGAATAACCAAAAGAAATTGGTTAAAAGATAG
- the tpx gene encoding thiol peroxidase translates to MAKITLAGNSIHTKGNLPSVGSVAPDFSLVKTDLSELTLASEKGKRIVLNIFPSLDTSVCATSVRTFNKLAAEMNNTIVLAISKDLPFAHARFCTTEGIDKVIPLSAFRDHAFGEKYGIEMVDGPLAGLLARSVVVIDENGKIIYEELVPEITHEPNYDAALASLK, encoded by the coding sequence ATGGCAAAAATAACACTCGCAGGTAATAGCATACACACAAAAGGTAATTTACCTTCAGTCGGTTCAGTAGCTCCCGATTTCTCATTAGTGAAAACAGATTTATCCGAATTAACCTTGGCAAGCGAAAAAGGTAAACGTATTGTCCTAAATATTTTCCCCAGTCTTGACACTAGCGTATGCGCAACATCCGTACGCACATTCAATAAACTTGCAGCAGAAATGAACAATACCATTGTATTGGCCATCTCGAAGGATCTTCCTTTCGCACATGCTCGTTTCTGCACCACAGAGGGAATTGACAAAGTAATTCCTCTTTCTGCATTCAGAGACCACGCTTTCGGTGAAAAATATGGGATTGAAATGGTAGACGGACCTTTAGCCGGTTTATTGGCTCGTTCTGTTGTCGTTATCGACGAGAATGGAAAAATTATCTACGAAGAACTCGTTCCGGAAATCACTCACGAACCGAACTACGATGCTGCATTAGCTAGCTTAAAATAA
- a CDS encoding phosphatase PAP2 family protein codes for MKIYYFEKVSLFIIGFLTYCVVPAHAQVQKQDSLHQTVSLQHVTDDTHNLRLKEVLIPTAVIGASALFVHNGWLTKQRENVQNVLSAKGKYKFKLDDHSQYAPMVAVYGLNLCGIKGKHGFKDRTIILAMSYATVGILVNTMKFVFKEKRPDSNARNSFPSGHTATAFMGAEFLYKEYKDVSPWIGYTGYAVAATTGYLRIYNNRHYINDVIAGACIGITSVKLTYWLYSKCFKKAKCNKATFASVPYYSSDGWGMNMCIVF; via the coding sequence ATGAAAATTTATTATTTCGAGAAAGTTAGCTTATTTATAATAGGCTTTCTTACGTATTGTGTCGTACCTGCACATGCGCAAGTTCAAAAGCAGGATAGCCTTCACCAAACTGTATCTCTCCAACATGTTACAGATGATACACATAATTTAAGGCTTAAGGAAGTATTAATTCCAACTGCAGTGATTGGTGCTTCCGCACTGTTTGTTCATAATGGATGGTTAACCAAACAAAGGGAAAATGTTCAAAACGTCCTTTCTGCCAAAGGAAAATATAAATTCAAACTTGATGATCATAGCCAATATGCTCCCATGGTGGCTGTCTATGGATTGAATTTATGTGGGATAAAGGGGAAGCATGGATTTAAGGATAGAACAATAATCCTTGCAATGTCTTATGCAACAGTTGGTATTCTTGTCAATACTATGAAATTTGTCTTTAAGGAAAAAAGACCGGATAGCAATGCCCGTAATTCGTTCCCTTCGGGGCATACTGCCACGGCATTTATGGGTGCTGAATTTCTTTATAAAGAGTACAAGGATGTTTCGCCGTGGATTGGATATACTGGATATGCGGTTGCAGCTACTACCGGATATTTGAGAATATATAATAATCGACACTACATCAACGATGTGATTGCGGGGGCTTGTATAGGAATAACCAGTGTAAAGCTTACTTATTGGCTATACTCTAAATGTTTCAAAAAGGCTAAATGTAATAAGGCAACTTTTGCAAGTGTGCCATATTACTCTTCGGATGGCTGGGGAATGAATATGTGTATCGTATTCTGA
- a CDS encoding helix-turn-helix domain-containing protein, whose translation MMNENNDVFTMEDEPIASVVQDMRKGSKWLSAFLESYRPPLDGERYLTDGEVSELLRVSRRTLQEYRNNRVLPFILLGGKVLYPETGLRGVLEANYRKPLE comes from the coding sequence ATGATGAACGAGAACAACGATGTTTTTACGATGGAAGACGAGCCGATAGCCTCTGTGGTGCAGGATATGCGCAAAGGCTCGAAATGGCTGTCCGCATTTCTGGAAAGCTACCGTCCTCCGCTGGACGGGGAACGTTACCTGACGGACGGCGAGGTGTCGGAACTGCTCCGTGTGAGCCGGCGCACCTTGCAGGAATACCGCAACAACCGCGTGTTGCCCTTCATACTTTTGGGAGGGAAGGTGCTTTACCCGGAAACGGGGCTGCGCGGGGTACTGGAAGCGAACTACCGCAAGCCGCTGGAGTGA
- a CDS encoding TIGR04076 family protein translates to MKKIKITAIRKVQHSDLSAMYENPIEHTCDIEEGTTFISVDGQKPEELCESAWNSMNYFVTELANGGGNFYDGWMKNPHSAMISCNDGFRPVSFYIEVIE, encoded by the coding sequence ATGAAAAAGATTAAAATAACAGCCATAAGAAAGGTGCAACATAGTGATTTGTCGGCTATGTACGAAAATCCTATTGAACACACTTGTGATATTGAAGAAGGTACAACTTTTATTTCAGTTGATGGGCAGAAACCGGAAGAACTATGTGAAAGCGCATGGAATTCAATGAATTATTTTGTTACAGAATTAGCCAATGGAGGCGGTAACTTCTATGACGGCTGGATGAAGAATCCGCACTCGGCAATGATTTCGTGTAACGATGGCTTTCGTCCTGTCAGTTTTTATATTGAAGTGATTGAGTAA
- a CDS encoding site-specific integrase, producing MKSTFSVIYYLKRQVVKKDGTVPVMGRITVDGSQTQFSCKLTVDPKLWDTKGGRVTGRSTAALETNRMLDKMRVRINRHYQEIMERDNFVTAEKVKNAFLGLEHRYHTLMQVFRQHNEDYEKQVEAGMKAKGTLLKYRTVYKHMQEFLDIRYHVKDIALKELTPAFISDFEMFLRTDKHCCTNTVWLYVCPLRTMVFIAINNEWLTRDPFREYEIKKEETTRSFLTKDEIRLLMEGKLKNAKQELYRDLYLFCAFTGLSFADMRNLTEENIRTYFDEHEWININRQKTGVVSNIRLLDIANRIIGKYRGLCGDGRIFPVPHYNTCLAGIRAVAKRCGITKHITWHQSRHTAATTIFLSNGVPIETVSSMLGHKSIKTTQIYAKITKEKLNQDMENLAARLNGVEEFAGCTI from the coding sequence ATGAAGAGTACATTTTCAGTAATCTACTACCTCAAGCGTCAGGTAGTGAAAAAGGACGGGACAGTTCCCGTCATGGGACGCATCACGGTGGACGGCAGCCAGACACAGTTCAGCTGCAAACTGACTGTCGATCCGAAACTGTGGGACACCAAAGGTGGACGTGTCACGGGCAGAAGCACGGCGGCACTCGAAACGAACCGTATGCTTGACAAGATGCGGGTACGCATCAACAGGCATTATCAGGAAATCATGGAGCGTGACAACTTCGTCACGGCGGAGAAGGTGAAGAACGCCTTTCTCGGACTGGAACACCGCTACCACACGCTGATGCAGGTGTTCCGCCAGCACAACGAGGACTACGAGAAGCAGGTGGAGGCAGGCATGAAAGCCAAAGGCACGCTGCTGAAGTACCGCACCGTTTACAAGCACATGCAAGAGTTCCTCGACATCCGCTACCATGTGAAGGACATCGCCCTAAAAGAGCTTACCCCGGCTTTCATCTCCGACTTCGAGATGTTCCTGCGCACGGACAAGCACTGCTGCACCAATACCGTGTGGCTGTACGTCTGCCCGTTACGGACGATGGTATTCATCGCCATCAACAACGAGTGGCTGACGCGCGACCCGTTCCGCGAGTATGAAATCAAGAAGGAGGAAACAACACGCAGTTTCCTGACCAAAGATGAGATCCGCCTGCTGATGGAGGGGAAACTGAAAAACGCCAAACAGGAATTGTACCGCGACCTCTACCTGTTCTGCGCCTTCACGGGGCTGTCGTTCGCGGATATGCGCAACCTTACGGAAGAGAATATCCGCACCTACTTCGACGAACACGAGTGGATAAACATCAACCGCCAGAAAACGGGCGTGGTGTCCAACATCCGCCTGCTCGACATCGCCAACCGCATAATCGGCAAATACCGGGGACTGTGCGGGGACGGCAGGATATTTCCCGTTCCGCATTATAACACGTGCCTTGCCGGTATCCGTGCCGTCGCCAAGCGTTGCGGCATCACCAAGCATATCACGTGGCATCAGAGCCGCCACACGGCAGCCACGACGATATTCCTCTCCAACGGTGTTCCCATCGAAACGGTCAGCTCCATGCTCGGACACAAGAGCATAAAGACGACGCAGATTTACGCAAAGATAACCAAAGAGAAGCTCAATCAGGACATGGAGAACCTTGCCGCAAGATTGAACGGCGTCGAGGAATTTGCAGGTTGCACCATCTAA